Proteins from a genomic interval of Methanoplanus endosymbiosus:
- a CDS encoding ABC transporter ATP-binding protein: MIEFKNLTKTYNGINAVDNLSLTIENGEIFGLLGPNGAGKSTTILMLCGLIQPTSGECLIDGVEVSKNPVEVKRNIGYMPEDVGFYPNLTAMQNLTFFAKLYDMKPDLREKKIPELLELVGLSGVEKLVGGYSKGMRQRLGIAKALINDPSVVILDEPTANLDPQGVSDYRKIIRQISDSEKTVLVSSHILSEVSKVCSDVGIMQEGKLVHRGSWQELSGSLNICGLESIIINLEAETEIPELNIPEITGTEISADGKKAVITASSDVRSEISRILNRSNVLIKELCIDQTTLEDAVLSYYNPEA, encoded by the coding sequence TTGATCGAATTTAAAAATCTCACCAAAACCTACAACGGTATAAATGCCGTTGACAATCTCTCCCTGACAATTGAAAACGGGGAAATATTCGGACTGTTAGGCCCTAACGGTGCCGGAAAGAGTACTACAATATTAATGCTCTGCGGGCTGATTCAGCCGACATCCGGGGAGTGCTTAATTGACGGGGTCGAGGTCTCAAAAAACCCGGTAGAGGTCAAGAGAAATATCGGGTATATGCCCGAAGATGTCGGATTTTATCCAAATCTGACAGCAATGCAGAACCTTACCTTTTTTGCAAAACTGTACGATATGAAACCAGACCTCCGGGAGAAAAAAATCCCTGAACTTCTTGAACTCGTTGGCCTTTCAGGAGTTGAAAAACTTGTCGGCGGATATTCAAAGGGAATGAGGCAGAGGCTTGGAATTGCCAAAGCTCTCATAAACGACCCGTCTGTAGTAATACTTGACGAACCAACCGCAAACCTTGACCCGCAGGGTGTCTCAGACTACAGAAAGATAATCAGACAGATCTCGGACTCAGAAAAGACAGTGCTTGTATCATCCCATATTTTATCAGAGGTGAGCAAAGTCTGCTCTGATGTCGGCATCATGCAGGAGGGAAAACTTGTCCATCGCGGTTCATGGCAGGAGTTATCAGGCAGCCTGAACATCTGTGGTCTTGAGAGCATTATAATCAATCTCGAAGCAGAGACTGAAATTCCGGAGCTAAACATTCCTGAAATTACCGGCACAGAAATATCAGCAGATGGAAAAAAAGCTGTCATTACTGCCTCATCAGATGTCCGCTCCGAAATTTCACGGATTTTAAACCGGAGCAATGTGCTCATTAAAGAACTCTGCATTGATCAGACCACACTTGAGGATGCAGTCCTCTCATACTATAACCCGGAGGCCTGA
- a CDS encoding NEW3 domain-containing protein: MPAVVSADSGQNVELSCTYPGKIAEAGETIKFDLNIKNNEGTYSKKLNYDTFQGEEGWKFRFYSGDFEIDRVALTEGQSITVTFEIDTDGDTAVDTYPVRVRIDDARMWLYVIIDKTHAGETGVLKAVVVNDQDEKIKGAKIGVFREKGDAEITSVYTSAEGEIRTEVDQGEYYLKVECDGYSTKTEDDISIKSGYTTDAGTIMLEKKNFGLNIDVKSPVVTASVGDKPQFELKLSNVGKSDDLFELGGDGLPEGWYFRYKEDKDSGAGVSRIFIESGADKTVYLEVIPPYSAGKGDYEFQALITSSDGEYRENLEAKISGNIGMSVFSDKYRYDVTKGDSVDIPVRIANTGSGESLTNVHIEVSAPEGWNVKSVPETIPSIGPGERKTVNLKVIPPASIAASEYKITVKVVSDQEEESDDIRIIINESSLIGIFGILLLVCAAGGVYYFFRKYERR; the protein is encoded by the coding sequence ATGCCGGCTGTTGTATCAGCAGATTCAGGTCAGAATGTAGAACTCTCCTGCACGTACCCCGGAAAGATTGCCGAAGCCGGGGAAACCATCAAATTTGATCTGAATATTAAGAACAATGAGGGCACATACTCTAAAAAACTGAATTATGATACCTTTCAGGGAGAAGAAGGCTGGAAATTCAGGTTCTATTCCGGCGATTTCGAGATTGACAGGGTGGCCTTAACTGAAGGACAGTCGATTACTGTCACTTTTGAGATAGATACGGATGGCGATACTGCGGTTGACACATATCCGGTCAGGGTCAGAATTGACGATGCACGGATGTGGCTTTATGTTATCATTGACAAGACACATGCAGGAGAGACAGGGGTATTAAAGGCCGTTGTTGTAAATGACCAGGATGAGAAGATTAAAGGTGCAAAAATAGGTGTTTTCCGGGAAAAGGGCGATGCTGAAATTACATCAGTATATACCTCTGCTGAGGGTGAAATAAGAACCGAGGTGGACCAGGGCGAGTATTACCTGAAAGTTGAATGTGACGGATACAGCACCAAAACAGAGGACGATATATCGATTAAATCCGGATATACAACCGATGCCGGAACAATAATGCTTGAGAAGAAGAACTTCGGTCTTAACATTGATGTCAAGTCTCCGGTTGTGACAGCTTCTGTCGGTGATAAACCACAATTTGAACTTAAGCTTTCAAATGTCGGCAAGAGTGATGATCTCTTTGAGCTTGGAGGAGACGGACTGCCTGAAGGATGGTACTTCAGGTATAAGGAGGATAAGGACTCAGGTGCAGGTGTATCAAGGATATTTATAGAGTCAGGTGCTGATAAGACGGTTTACCTTGAGGTAATTCCACCATACTCTGCCGGTAAGGGTGACTATGAATTTCAGGCCCTTATAACCTCGTCCGATGGTGAGTACAGGGAAAATCTTGAAGCTAAGATCTCAGGAAATATCGGCATGTCTGTATTTTCAGATAAATACCGCTATGACGTGACTAAAGGGGATTCGGTTGATATTCCGGTCAGGATTGCAAATACAGGTTCCGGTGAATCACTCACCAACGTCCATATTGAGGTATCTGCCCCTGAAGGATGGAATGTAAAGTCTGTTCCTGAAACTATTCCGTCAATCGGTCCGGGCGAACGTAAGACAGTTAATCTGAAGGTTATACCTCCGGCAAGCATTGCTGCTTCGGAGTATAAGATTACAGTAAAAGTTGTGTCAGATCAGGAAGAGGAGAGCGATGATATAAGAATTATCATAAATGAGAGTTCTTTAATCGGTATTTTTGGAATTCTCCTTCTGGTCTGTGCTGCCGGAGGGGTTTATTACTTCTTCAGGAAGTATGAGAGGAGATGA
- a CDS encoding DMT family transporter, translating into MLTAGALFAAGTPLAKLLLNDIGPLTLASVLYLGSATGLSLCFIISKIFLKQKKRESRNVSEAPLKREDLPWLAGSVFFGSILSTLILMVSLQYTPAVTASMLLCFEAVAATTIAATIFHEPVGRRVWAALGLITLACLGLTYSPGSEFGFSLGAVGVILTCVCWGIDCNLGRKISSKDPVLIVLAKGWGAGVVLFIIAKIYGGEFPPFEIMIPAMIVGFLSFGGLMVTLYFYGLRGLGAARASSIFGMNPAFGVIISFLIFRDMPNSMFFLVLPLMAVGLYLLATENHSHMHTHPAETHEHRHCHDDLHHYHDHLPTDPPVDKNGYHSHIHTHEEFSHEHPHRPDIHHRHRHE; encoded by the coding sequence GTGCTTACAGCCGGAGCACTCTTCGCAGCCGGAACTCCGCTTGCTAAACTTCTTCTAAACGACATAGGGCCTTTAACCCTTGCATCTGTGCTTTATCTCGGCAGTGCAACCGGGCTTTCCTTATGCTTCATCATTTCAAAAATATTTCTGAAACAGAAGAAAAGAGAGAGCAGAAATGTGAGTGAAGCCCCGCTTAAAAGAGAAGATCTCCCCTGGCTTGCAGGCTCAGTCTTCTTCGGCTCAATTCTCTCAACATTAATCCTGATGGTAAGCCTCCAGTACACTCCGGCAGTGACTGCATCAATGCTCCTCTGTTTTGAAGCCGTTGCGGCAACGACAATAGCAGCAACGATATTTCACGAACCTGTCGGCAGAAGGGTATGGGCTGCACTCGGCCTTATCACCCTCGCCTGCCTCGGCCTGACATATTCTCCCGGAAGTGAATTCGGGTTCTCGCTCGGTGCAGTCGGTGTCATTCTGACCTGTGTCTGCTGGGGAATAGACTGCAATCTGGGCAGAAAAATTTCATCCAAAGATCCTGTATTAATTGTCCTTGCAAAGGGATGGGGTGCAGGAGTGGTCCTCTTTATAATCGCAAAAATTTACGGCGGGGAATTTCCACCCTTTGAGATTATGATTCCGGCAATGATAGTCGGATTCCTCTCATTCGGCGGCCTTATGGTGACACTGTACTTCTATGGTCTCCGTGGACTTGGAGCAGCCCGTGCAAGTTCAATATTCGGTATGAACCCGGCATTTGGAGTGATAATATCCTTCCTGATATTCCGGGATATGCCAAATTCAATGTTCTTCCTGGTTCTGCCGTTAATGGCAGTGGGTCTGTACCTACTTGCAACCGAGAACCATTCACATATGCACACCCATCCGGCTGAGACTCATGAGCACCGGCATTGCCATGACGACCTTCATCATTACCACGATCATCTCCCGACAGATCCTCCGGTAGACAAAAACGGCTACCACTCACATATCCACACCCATGAGGAATTCTCACATGAGCATCCCCACAGACCTGATATTCACCACCGGCACAGGCATGAGTGA
- a CDS encoding Ig-like domain-containing protein encodes MKKIIIFLLALALLITAGSASDWEVDITYMVNSTSGFVTSFDELALGTKTSATDRYDEGIDTRAAPLNPDGNGQYIKVSGYSEKLYKAFCSPLSSEVTTKEWILYLVVGDKEEEATRAITLSWENSNVPEEISSITMKIGSDLKDMLTERQWSFSRDGDELTTKVYIYAEYGAETIPVFTTINITPESPSIVVGAKEIFNALPRDQSENIMDSAELNVVWSSSNTTVGAIDQSGCFTALAPGETTVTVSSEGVFGSITVTVSDNDGRGWADSITATEVTPTEAKPTESPLSGVYSVDENTQQFTATLDNNSVELISGNNSEAEVLETSTGDKSQNTGEVINNEDHVTANQSADKETPGFLFIPVIVALIIATLCSIYKR; translated from the coding sequence ATGAAAAAAATAATTATTTTTTTGCTTGCATTGGCACTTCTAATTACTGCGGGGAGTGCCTCGGATTGGGAAGTGGACATCACTTACATGGTCAATTCAACCTCAGGTTTTGTCACAAGTTTTGATGAACTTGCATTAGGTACAAAAACAAGTGCAACAGATCGTTATGATGAAGGAATTGATACTCGTGCAGCACCTTTAAATCCGGATGGCAATGGACAGTATATCAAAGTTTCCGGTTATTCGGAGAAGTTATACAAAGCATTTTGTTCTCCATTATCATCAGAAGTAACAACGAAAGAATGGATATTATATCTGGTTGTTGGAGATAAGGAAGAAGAAGCGACAAGGGCTATAACATTGTCATGGGAAAATAGTAATGTTCCTGAAGAAATTTCTTCAATAACAATGAAAATTGGTTCTGATTTAAAAGACATGCTCACGGAGAGGCAGTGGTCCTTTTCAAGGGATGGAGATGAACTTACAACTAAAGTTTATATTTATGCTGAATATGGTGCAGAAACAATACCCGTTTTTACAACTATAAATATTACTCCAGAAAGTCCCTCTATTGTTGTTGGTGCAAAAGAGATTTTTAATGCTTTACCAAGAGATCAGAGTGAAAATATTATGGATTCAGCTGAGCTAAATGTTGTGTGGTCATCATCGAATACAACTGTCGGAGCAATTGATCAATCCGGTTGTTTCACTGCTCTTGCTCCGGGTGAAACAACTGTTACTGTGTCATCTGAAGGAGTTTTTGGTAGTATTACTGTAACAGTTAGTGATAATGATGGACGGGGATGGGCAGATAGTATAACTGCAACTGAAGTTACACCAACAGAAGCAAAACCAACTGAATCACCACTAAGTGGAGTTTATTCAGTAGATGAAAATACACAGCAGTTTACAGCTACTCTCGATAATAATAGTGTTGAGTTAATTTCTGGTAATAATTCTGAAGCTGAAGTTTTGGAAACATCAACAGGTGATAAGTCACAAAATACTGGTGAAGTGATAAATAATGAAGATCATGTGACTGCCAACCAGTCAGCTGATAAAGAAACACCCGGGTTTTTGTTTATTCCAGTGATAGTAGCGTTAATTATTGCAACTCTTTGTTCCATATACAAGAGGTAG
- a CDS encoding ABC transporter permease: MKSKGLFVISEKEFQDHIYSRKFLLFLGIILAVTIIGMASGSIQYNEQIEQYNENQAEIGDEISWGMFKPSVMTIFSGVGTLLASLGAILGIAMGFDLITKEKESKSLKILLSHPIFRDEVINGKAIGGIIALVAALAVTFLIAFATMLIFSIVPSGSEILLLVLFGFAAFLMIFSYFAISLFMSTVSKDSGSSLVYTLIIFVFLSSLLPVFVWGPTMDLITGPPPEFPEEAMMEVREVAYDSVVVSSSSDGEKVTEVSAYKDPYEDNEVFQQYQEDMRNYWDKRQMISDFINLLSPTNNFQYITGYLTYPQAFSQKEMYYSGIMPGEMKEPEEPGFMDIIGGIWINLLSLIVIPVAFFSAAYIKFMRLDVR; encoded by the coding sequence TTGAAATCAAAAGGACTTTTTGTAATCTCTGAAAAGGAGTTTCAGGACCATATATACAGCAGGAAATTCCTGCTTTTTCTTGGAATAATCCTTGCCGTAACCATCATCGGCATGGCATCAGGTTCAATACAGTATAATGAACAGATTGAACAGTATAACGAGAATCAGGCTGAGATCGGAGATGAGATCAGCTGGGGCATGTTTAAGCCGTCTGTAATGACCATCTTCTCCGGAGTCGGAACACTTCTGGCATCTCTTGGTGCAATTCTTGGTATTGCAATGGGTTTTGACCTGATAACAAAGGAGAAGGAGAGCAAATCGCTCAAGATTCTTCTCTCGCACCCGATATTCCGTGACGAAGTCATAAACGGTAAGGCAATCGGCGGAATTATCGCCCTTGTTGCCGCACTTGCGGTCACATTTTTAATTGCCTTTGCGACAATGCTCATCTTCTCGATCGTTCCGTCAGGCAGTGAGATTCTGCTTCTGGTTCTCTTCGGGTTTGCTGCATTCCTGATGATATTCTCATACTTTGCAATATCACTCTTTATGTCCACCGTTTCAAAGGACAGCGGCAGTTCGCTTGTATATACCCTGATAATCTTTGTATTCCTCTCAAGCCTTCTGCCGGTCTTTGTCTGGGGACCAACCATGGATCTCATCACCGGACCTCCGCCTGAATTTCCGGAAGAGGCAATGATGGAGGTCAGAGAAGTCGCATATGATTCAGTTGTTGTCTCATCGTCATCAGACGGAGAAAAAGTTACTGAAGTCTCTGCTTATAAAGATCCCTATGAGGATAATGAAGTATTCCAGCAGTACCAGGAGGATATGCGGAATTACTGGGACAAGCGCCAGATGATATCAGACTTTATCAACCTGCTCTCACCAACGAACAACTTCCAGTATATTACAGGCTATCTTACATACCCGCAGGCATTTTCCCAGAAAGAGATGTACTATTCCGGAATTATGCCGGGAGAGATGAAAGAGCCTGAAGAACCCGGATTCATGGACATTATAGGCGGGATCTGGATTAACCTTTTATCCCTGATTGTAATTCCGGTGGCGTTCTTCTCAGCAGCATATATTAAATTCATGAGGCTTGATGTGAGATGA
- a CDS encoding bifunctional metallophosphatase/5'-nucleotidase — protein sequence MRRISENKLFAGIIILAVIFTVILFAFALPKNPVYDPAANETPPEEYATDIQMPSEELPGFKNIRIIATPDIHSHIFPMSDNDTGTRIGRIGALADSLGEEDEDTLYLFAGDLGEGSFYHMYSGIPEVKSYSMAGVDAAVPGNHAFDFSTGNFKQWVTNASYPVICTNLDFTDPELNSSIEDYTILEADGLKVGVFGIITPQLDRIVNLDDDVILYRNTTEKGNSAVRSLKDECVDIIIALTHQERDEDLSFAESVPGIDLIIGGHDHLVWNETVTSASGKDTLIVHSGKYGEEMDTVDLTVEDRDVTFSSIGRYQITEDLPDDDAITSYVMPYYENYNESLSKPIGYTTVPLDLRQSTLRTGEANSGDLVVDSIRKNVPGVDVAMINSGSIRGDCIVPAGEITYLTVSKILPYENIIVKIEMTGEEIKETLERSASAIIIDGDNCPGEDRAPSGGFLQVSGIRFDINTKADPFCIDYDSSLSSGSQDSDSASDSGIIKCAGMRIENLSVVTESGTVPLEPSKTYTVAVNDYISGGGDGYTNLEAIADSRKFNTEINLENLLVDDISENSPISPGTDGRITVLK from the coding sequence ATGAGAAGAATATCAGAGAATAAACTCTTTGCCGGAATTATCATTCTGGCCGTAATATTTACAGTCATACTTTTTGCATTTGCTCTGCCAAAAAATCCGGTTTACGACCCGGCAGCCAATGAGACCCCGCCTGAAGAATATGCCACGGATATCCAGATGCCATCCGAAGAATTACCTGGTTTTAAGAATATCAGAATTATTGCAACTCCTGATATACACAGCCACATATTCCCGATGAGCGATAACGATACAGGGACACGGATAGGGAGAATCGGAGCACTTGCAGATTCCTTAGGGGAAGAAGATGAGGATACGTTATATCTCTTTGCAGGCGATCTCGGAGAGGGCAGTTTTTATCATATGTATTCCGGAATTCCGGAAGTGAAATCATACTCCATGGCAGGCGTTGACGCTGCTGTTCCCGGAAACCATGCCTTCGACTTCTCCACCGGAAATTTTAAACAGTGGGTCACAAATGCTTCATATCCGGTAATCTGCACAAACCTCGATTTCACTGATCCGGAACTGAACTCATCCATAGAGGATTACACCATCCTTGAGGCAGACGGTCTGAAGGTCGGTGTATTTGGGATTATTACTCCGCAGCTTGACAGAATCGTAAACCTTGATGATGATGTCATTCTGTACAGGAATACCACAGAGAAGGGCAACTCAGCAGTCAGATCACTAAAAGACGAATGTGTGGATATAATTATTGCCCTCACACATCAGGAGAGAGATGAAGACCTCTCATTTGCAGAGTCTGTACCCGGAATTGATCTTATCATAGGCGGGCATGACCATCTTGTCTGGAACGAGACAGTAACTTCTGCCAGCGGAAAAGATACTCTGATTGTCCATTCCGGAAAATATGGTGAGGAGATGGATACTGTGGATCTGACAGTTGAGGACAGGGATGTCACTTTCAGTTCAATAGGACGCTACCAGATTACAGAAGATCTGCCGGACGATGATGCCATCACCTCTTATGTAATGCCATATTATGAAAACTACAATGAAAGTCTCTCTAAACCTATAGGATACACAACCGTCCCTCTTGACTTACGCCAATCCACCCTTAGAACCGGTGAGGCAAATTCCGGAGATCTCGTTGTTGATTCTATCCGGAAAAATGTGCCCGGTGTTGATGTTGCAATGATAAATTCAGGGTCAATACGGGGCGACTGTATCGTCCCTGCCGGTGAGATAACATATCTTACTGTCAGCAAAATTCTGCCATATGAAAATATCATCGTCAAAATTGAGATGACAGGTGAGGAGATTAAGGAGACACTTGAACGCTCAGCATCTGCAATAATTATTGACGGCGATAACTGTCCGGGTGAGGACAGAGCACCATCCGGAGGATTTTTGCAGGTTTCGGGAATCAGGTTTGATATTAACACAAAGGCAGATCCTTTCTGTATTGATTATGACAGCAGTTTATCTTCCGGCAGTCAGGATTCTGATTCAGCATCAGACTCAGGCATCATTAAGTGTGCAGGCATGCGGATAGAAAACCTGTCAGTTGTGACAGAATCAGGCACTGTGCCCCTTGAACCTTCTAAAACCTACACTGTTGCTGTAAATGACTACATCTCCGGCGGAGGGGACGGCTATACCAATCTTGAAGCGATTGCTGACAGCCGGAAATTCAATACTGAGATAAATCTTGAAAATCTTCTTGTGGATGATATTTCAGAAAATTCACCGATTTCGCCGGGAACTGACGGAAGGATCACTGTCCTGAAGTGA